In the genome of Ictalurus furcatus strain D&B chromosome 13, Billie_1.0, whole genome shotgun sequence, one region contains:
- the plekha1b gene encoding pleckstrin homology domain-containing family A member 1 isoform X2, whose amino-acid sequence MKSCVFSSAFPQMKNWKRRYFMLDDNAISYFKSDLEREPLRVIPLKEVTKVQECKQSDLLMRDNLFELVTTSRTFYIQTDSPEEMHNWIKAISGAIVAQRGPGRSAASMRQARRFSNPCIPRYTSRSGERSTSAGNTPPAFTAANKAPQSLARPSPPSSTSQSATSPRAISTAWDEPDLRGLLRGSPRSRLSLQEAPRLFFK is encoded by the exons ATGAAGTCATGTGTCTTTTCGTCTGCATTTCCACAGATGAAAAACTGGAAGAGACGATACTTCATGCTGGACGACAACGCAATCAGTTATTTTAAATCAGACCTG gaGCGAGAGCCTCTCCGTGTAATTCCCCTAAAGGAGGTTACTAAAGTCCAGGAGTGTAAGCAAAG TGATTTGCTGATGAGGGATAACCTCTTTGAGCTCGTCACTACCTCAAGAACGTTTTATATTCAG ACGGACAGTCCAGAGGAGATGCACAACTGGATCAAGGCCATATCCGGAGCGATCGTAGCCCAGCGAGGCCCCGGCCGCTCCGCCGCTTCA ATGCGTCAGGCCAGAAGGTTCTCGAACCCTTGTATTCCGAGGTATACGTCCCGCAGTGGCGAACGCAGCAC GAGCGCCGGGAACACCCCTCCAGCTTTTACTGCAGCGAACAAGGCCCCCCAGTCCCTCGCTCGCCCATCTCCGCCGAGCTCCACTTCTCAGAGTGCCACTTCCCCGCGGGCCATCAGCACGGCGTGGGACGAGCCGGACCTCCGCGGTCTCCTGCGGGGCAGCCCACGCAGCCGCCTGTCGCTCCAGGAGGCTCCCCGCCTTTTTTTCAAGTAA
- the plekha1b gene encoding pleckstrin homology domain-containing family A member 1 isoform X3, producing MKSCVFSSAFPQMKNWKRRYFMLDDNAISYFKSDLEREPLRVIPLKEVTKVQECKQSDLLMRDNLFELVTTSRTFYIQTDSPEEMHNWIKAISGAIVAQRGPGRSAASMRQARRFSNPCIPRSAGNTPPAFTAANKAPQSLARPSPPSSTSQSATSPRAISTAWDEPDLRGLLRGSPRSRLSLQEAPRLFFK from the exons ATGAAGTCATGTGTCTTTTCGTCTGCATTTCCACAGATGAAAAACTGGAAGAGACGATACTTCATGCTGGACGACAACGCAATCAGTTATTTTAAATCAGACCTG gaGCGAGAGCCTCTCCGTGTAATTCCCCTAAAGGAGGTTACTAAAGTCCAGGAGTGTAAGCAAAG TGATTTGCTGATGAGGGATAACCTCTTTGAGCTCGTCACTACCTCAAGAACGTTTTATATTCAG ACGGACAGTCCAGAGGAGATGCACAACTGGATCAAGGCCATATCCGGAGCGATCGTAGCCCAGCGAGGCCCCGGCCGCTCCGCCGCTTCA ATGCGTCAGGCCAGAAGGTTCTCGAACCCTTGTATTCCGAG GAGCGCCGGGAACACCCCTCCAGCTTTTACTGCAGCGAACAAGGCCCCCCAGTCCCTCGCTCGCCCATCTCCGCCGAGCTCCACTTCTCAGAGTGCCACTTCCCCGCGGGCCATCAGCACGGCGTGGGACGAGCCGGACCTCCGCGGTCTCCTGCGGGGCAGCCCACGCAGCCGCCTGTCGCTCCAGGAGGCTCCCCGCCTTTTTTTCAAGTAA
- the plekha1b gene encoding pleckstrin homology domain-containing family A member 1 isoform X1 — translation MKSCVFSSAFPQMKNWKRRYFMLDDNAISYFKSDLEREPLRVIPLKEVTKVQECKQSDLLMRDNLFELVTTSRTFYIQTDSPEEMHNWIKAISGAIVAQRGPGRSAASERREHPSSFYCSEQGPPVPRSPISAELHFSECHFPAGHQHGVGRAGPPRSPAGQPTQPPVAPGGSPPFFQVSSSDTVSPWERRNSAEVCPPSLNDSDDLQITEV, via the exons ATGAAGTCATGTGTCTTTTCGTCTGCATTTCCACAGATGAAAAACTGGAAGAGACGATACTTCATGCTGGACGACAACGCAATCAGTTATTTTAAATCAGACCTG gaGCGAGAGCCTCTCCGTGTAATTCCCCTAAAGGAGGTTACTAAAGTCCAGGAGTGTAAGCAAAG TGATTTGCTGATGAGGGATAACCTCTTTGAGCTCGTCACTACCTCAAGAACGTTTTATATTCAG ACGGACAGTCCAGAGGAGATGCACAACTGGATCAAGGCCATATCCGGAGCGATCGTAGCCCAGCGAGGCCCCGGCCGCTCCGCCGCTTCA GAGCGCCGGGAACACCCCTCCAGCTTTTACTGCAGCGAACAAGGCCCCCCAGTCCCTCGCTCGCCCATCTCCGCCGAGCTCCACTTCTCAGAGTGCCACTTCCCCGCGGGCCATCAGCACGGCGTGGGACGAGCCGGACCTCCGCGGTCTCCTGCGGGGCAGCCCACGCAGCCGCCTGTCGCTCCAGGAGGCTCCCCGCCTTTTTTTCAAGTAAGCAGTAGCGATACGGTCTCGCCCTGGGAGCGGAGGAACAGCGCAGAGGTTTGCCCACCCTCTCTTAACGACTCTGACGATCTGCAAATTACAGAGGTGTGA